In Aegilops tauschii subsp. strangulata cultivar AL8/78 chromosome 3, Aet v6.0, whole genome shotgun sequence, one genomic interval encodes:
- the LOC120976567 gene encoding uncharacterized protein isoform X3 — protein sequence MLAGTTSIPKRSILVYSTAVFEILLRIFFKELEANVLVSKKQKVKHLDEKKKKCKAGKVETHLEFPGRKKVKFGEVVEAPPKLSFPKR from the exons ATGCTAGCTGGAACTACATCAATACCTAAAAGG AGTATCTTGGTGTATTCGACGGCGGTTTTTGAAATCCTATTGAGAATATTTTTCAAGGAACTCGAGGCGAATGTCTTGGTTTCGAAGAAGCAGAAAGTGAA ACATCTGGACGAGAAGAAAAAGAAGTGCAAGGCTGGTAAGGTCGAGACTCATCTTGAATTCCCTGGACGTAAAAAGGTTAAATTTGGTGAAGTTGTCGAAGCTCCACCAAAGTTATCATTCCCAAAG AGGTGA
- the LOC109776991 gene encoding uncharacterized protein, which translates to MAAFLPLLLLAVAANAVAPSLGLNQDGLYLLDAKRALAASALADWNPRDATPCGWTGVLCVDGAVTEVSLPSANLSGSFPAALCRLPRLQSLNLRENYIGPDIAAKAVAGCKALVRLDLYMNTLVGPLPDALADLPELVYLSLEANNFSGPIPESFGTFKKLQSLSLVNNLLGGKVPAFLGRVSTLRELNMSYNPFAPGPVPAELGDLTALRVLWLAGCNLVGSIPASLGRLANLTDLDLSLNALTGPIPPELAGLASAVQIELYNNSLSGPIPKGFGKLAELRSIDISMNRLGGAIPDDLFDAPKLESLHLYLNSLTGPVPESAAKASSLVELRMFSNRLNGTLPADLGKNTPLVCLDLSDNSVSGEIPRGICDRGELEELLMLNNALTGRIPEGLGRCHRLRRVRLSKNRLDGDVPGAVWGLPHLALLELNDNQLAGEISPVIAGAANLSKLVISNNRLTGSIPSEIGSVAKLYELSADGNMLSGPLPSSLGSLAELGRLVLHNNSLSGQLLRGIRSWKQLSELNLADNGFTGAIPPELGDLPVLNYLDLSGNRLTGQVPAQLENLKLNQFNVSNNQLSGQLPPQYATEAYRSSFLGNPGLCGDIAGLCSASQGSSGNHSGIVWMMRSIFIFAAVVLVAGVAWFYWRYRSFNKAKLKAERSKWTLTSFHKVSFSEHDILDCLDEDNVIGSGASGKVYKAVLGNGEVVAVKKLWGGAAKKDVENAGEGSAANNSFEAEVRTLGKIRHKNIVKLLCCCTHNDSKMLVYEYMPNGSLGDVLHSSKAGLLDWPTRYKIALDAAEGLSYLHQDCVPAIVHRDVKSNNILLDAEFSACVADFGVAKVVEMAGRAPKSMSVIAGSCGYIAPEYAYTLRVNEKSDIYSFGVVLLELVTGKPPVDPEFGEKDLVKWVCGTIDQKGVEHVLDSRLDMAFKEEISRVLNIGLICASSLPINRPAMRRVVKMLQEVRADARPRLDKDGKLSPYYYDDTSDQGSSV; encoded by the exons ATGGCCGCCTTCCTCCCCCTCCTGCTGCTCGCCGTCGCGGCCAATGCCGTGGCCCCGTCGCTCGGGCTCAACCAGGACGGCCTCTACCTGCTCGACGCCAAGCGCGCGCTCGCCGCCTCCGCGCTCGCGGACTGGAACCCCCGCGACGCCACGCCCTGCGGCTGGACGGGCGTCCTCTGCGTCGACGGCGCCGTCACGGAGGTCTCGCTCCCCAGCGCCAACCTCAGCGGCTCCTTCCCCGCCGCGCTctgccgcctcccgcgcctccagTCCCTCAACCTCAGGGAGAACTACATCGGCCCCGACATCGCCGCCAAGGCCGTCGCCGGGTGCAAGGCGCTGGTGCGCCTCGACCTGTATATGAACACGCTCGTCGGGCCGCTCCCCGACGCGCTGGCCGACCTCCCGGAGCTCGTCTACCTCAGCCTCGAGGCCAACAACTTCTCCGGGCCCATCCCGGAGTCCTTCGGCACCTTCAAGAAGCTCCAGTCGCTCTCGCTCGTCAACAACCTGCTCGGCGGCAAGGTGCCGGCGTTCCTCGGCCGCGTCTCCACGCTCCGGGAGCTCAACATGTCCTACAACCCGTTCGCTCCGGGACCGGTGCCGGCCGAGCTCGGCGACCTCACCGCGCTGCGCGTGCTCTGGCTCGCCGGCTGCAACCTCGTCGGCTCCATCCCGGCGTCTCTCGGCCGGCTCGCCAACCTCACCGACCTCGACCTGTCGCTGAACGCGCTCACCGGCCCGATACCACCGGAGCTTGCCGGTCTGGCGAGCGCCGTTCAGATCGAGCTGTACAACAACTCGCTCTCCGGTCCAATCCCGAAGGGATTCGGCAAGCTCGCGGAGCTCAGGAGCATAGATATCTCCATGAATCGCCTCGGCGGCGCCATCCCGGATGACCTGTTCGACGCGCCAAAGCTGGAGAGCCTGCACCTGTACCTGAACTCGCTCACGGGGCCCGTGCCGGAGTCCGCGGCGAAGGCGTCCTCGCTCGTTGAGCTGCGCATGTTCTCGAACCGGCTGAACGGCACGCTGCCGGCCGACCTCGGCAAGAACACGCCGCTGGTGTGCCTGGACTTGTCCGACAACTCCGTCTCCGGCGAGATCCCAAGGGGCATATGCGACCGCGGGGAGCTGGAGGAGCTGTTGATGCTCAATAATGCGCTCACCGGGCGCATCCCCGAGGGGCTCGGGCGGTGCCATAGGCTGAGACGGGTGCGGCTGTCCAAGAACAGGCTCGATGGCGACGTGCCCGGCGCGGTCTGGGGCCTGCCGCACTTGGCGCTTCTCGAGCTCAACGACAACCAGCTCGCCGGGGAGATCTCCCCAGTCATCGCCGGCGCGGCCAACCTGTCCAAGCTGGTTATCTCCAACAACCGGCTAACCGGGAGCATCCCCTCGGAAATTGGATCGGTCGCCAAGCTGTACGAGCTATCGGCGGACGGCAACATGCTCTCTGGGCCTCTTCCCTCCTCTCTTGGCAGCCTAGCAGAGCTCGGCCGGCTCGTACTCCACAACAACTCGCTATCTGGTCAGTTGCTCCGGGGAATCCGTTCTTGGAAGCAGCTAAGCGAGCTCAACCTCGCCGACAATGGCTTCACCGGAGCCATACCACCGGAGCTGGGTGACTTGCCGGTGCTCAACTACCTTGACCTCTCCGGCAACCGTCTCACCGGCCAAGTGCCAGCTCAACTGGAGAACCTGAAGCTGAACCAGTTCAACGTGTCCAACAACCAGCTCAGTGGTCAGCTACCACCCCAGTATGCAACGGAAGCATACCGCAGCAGCTTCCTGGGCAACCCGGGGCTGTGTGGAGACATTGCCGGCTTGTGCTCTGCTTCCCAAGGAAGTTCAGGGAACCACTCTGGCATCGTCTGGATGATGCGGTCGATATTCATATTCGCGGCTGTCGTCTTGGTCGCCGGCGTCGCATGGTTCTACTGGAGGTACCGGAGCTTCAACAAGGCGAAACTGAAGGCCGAGCGCTCTAAATGGACACTGACATCGTTCCACAAGGTGTCATTCAGCGAGCATGATATCCTGGACTGCCTTGATGAGGACAATGTCATCGGCAGCGGTGCATCCGGGAAGGTGTACAAGGCGGTGCTCGGCAACGGCGAGGTGGTCGCCGTCAAGAAGCTGTGGGGCGGCGCGGCGAAGAAGGACGTCGAGAACGCCGGCGAGGGTTCTGCGGCCAACAACAGCTTCGAGGCCGAGGTGAGGACGCTTGGCAAGATTCGGCACAAGAACATCGTCAAGCTCCTGTGCTGCTGCACGCACAATGACTCCAAGATGCTGGTCTACGAGTACATGCCCAACGGCAGCCTCGGGGACGTGCTGCACAGCAGCAAGGCCGGTCTGCTGGACTGGCCGACGCGGTACAAGATTGCGCTGGACGCAGCGGAGGGGCTGTCCTACCTGCACCAGGACTGCGTGCCGGCGATCGTCCACAGGGATGTCAAGTCCAACAACATCCTCTTGGATGCAGAGTTCAGCGCTTGCGTCGCGGATTTCGGTGTGGCCAAGGTGGTGGAGATGGCTGGCCGGGCGCCCAAGTCCATGTCGGTGATCGCTGGCTCCTGCGGTTACATTGCTCCTG AGTACGCGTACACGCTCCGTGTCAACGAGAAGAGCGACATATACAGCTTCGGCGTGGTGCTCCTGGAGCTCGTGACCGGGAAGCCGCCAGTCGACCCCGAGTTCGGCGAGAAGGACCTGGTGAAGTGGGTGTGCGGCACCATTGATCAGAAAGGGGTAGAGCACGTCCTGGACAGCAGGCTCGACATGGCCTTCAAGGAGGAGATCAGCAGGGTCCTGAACATTGGCCTCATCTGCGCGAGCTCGCTGCCGATCAACCGCCCGGCGATGCGGAGGGTGGTGAAGATGCTGCAGGAGGTGCGCGCCGACGCGAGGCCGAGGCTGGACAAGGACGGCAAGCTGTCGCCGTACTACTACGACGACACCTCCGATCAGGGGAGCAGTGTCTAG